One segment of uncultured Campylobacter sp. DNA contains the following:
- a CDS encoding DUF883 domain-containing protein, producing the protein MATQETNLESLKKDIDSLKADFKEIMKSIKNIGVERAESAKYKILDQLNSNEIKKYIDDLRLKGKDGIESVNDTIKQDPIKSVAIAAGVGFLLAWLLKK; encoded by the coding sequence ATGGCTACTCAAGAGACAAATTTGGAATCTTTGAAAAAGGATATCGACTCTTTAAAAGCAGATTTTAAAGAGATTATGAAGTCTATCAAAAACATAGGCGTAGAGCGTGCTGAGTCTGCTAAATATAAAATTCTAGATCAGCTAAATAGCAATGAGATCAAAAAATATATAGACGATCTAAGGCTCAAAGGCAAAGACGGCATAGAAAGCGTAAATGACACGATAAAACAAGATCCGATAAAAAGCGTCGCTATCGCTGCGGGCGTCGGATTTTTGCTCGCTTGGCTGCTGAAAAAATAA
- the prfB gene encoding peptide chain release factor 2, which produces MDNYEYTELLKTLNIKVENIAGVVKPENIKARLKEIEELENDQNLWQDVAKAGAIGKEKTKISNILNKFLNAKNAVDDAKALYELANSENDEDTINSLFAEADALEDKIINLEISMMLSGENDDKNAIVSIHPGAGGTESNDWASMLYRMYLRFCEREGFKIEVLDFQEGEEAGLKDVSFIVRGENAYGYLKAENGIHRLVRVSPFDSAGRRHTSFSSVMVSPELNDDIEINIEEKDIRIDVFRASGAGGQHINKTESAVRITHIPTGIVVNCQNDRSQHKNKETAMKVLRSRLYELELMKQREKDENAPKSEIGWGHQIRSYVLFPYQQVKDNRSGEAYSQTDAILDGDIKSIIEGVLISQANR; this is translated from the coding sequence TTGGATAATTACGAATACACGGAACTTTTAAAAACCCTAAATATTAAAGTCGAAAATATCGCTGGCGTCGTAAAACCGGAGAATATTAAAGCGCGCCTAAAAGAGATCGAGGAGCTTGAAAATGATCAAAATCTCTGGCAGGATGTCGCAAAAGCAGGCGCCATCGGCAAGGAAAAAACTAAAATTTCAAATATCTTAAATAAATTTCTAAACGCTAAAAATGCCGTAGACGACGCAAAAGCTCTATATGAGCTGGCAAACTCAGAAAACGACGAGGATACGATAAACTCGCTTTTCGCCGAAGCGGACGCGCTAGAGGATAAGATCATAAATTTAGAAATTTCCATGATGCTTAGCGGCGAAAACGACGATAAAAACGCTATCGTCAGCATTCATCCGGGCGCGGGCGGTACGGAGAGCAACGACTGGGCCAGTATGCTATACCGAATGTATCTGCGCTTTTGCGAGCGAGAGGGCTTTAAGATTGAGGTTTTAGACTTTCAAGAGGGCGAGGAAGCAGGTCTTAAGGACGTTAGCTTCATCGTGCGCGGAGAGAACGCCTACGGATATCTGAAAGCCGAAAACGGCATCCATCGCCTGGTGCGCGTAAGCCCATTCGATAGTGCAGGGCGCAGACATACGAGCTTTTCAAGCGTGATGGTAAGTCCCGAGCTAAATGATGATATCGAGATAAATATCGAAGAGAAGGATATCCGCATCGATGTGTTTCGCGCAAGCGGCGCAGGCGGGCAGCATATCAATAAAACCGAAAGTGCCGTGCGTATCACGCACATCCCGACGGGTATCGTAGTAAACTGCCAAAACGATAGAAGCCAGCACAAAAACAAAGAAACGGCGATGAAGGTGCTAAGATCCCGCCTTTACGAGCTTGAGCTGATGAAGCAGCGCGAGAAGGACGAGAACGCGCCTAAAAGCGAGATTGGCTGGGGGCATCAGATCCGCTCCTACGTGCTTTTCCCGTATCAGCAGGTTAAGGACAACCGCAGCGGCGAGGCTTATAGCCAAACCGATGCAATTTTAGACGGCGATATAAAAAGCATAATCGAAGGTGTTTTGATTTCACAAGCGAACAGATAA